One Comamonas endophytica DNA window includes the following coding sequences:
- a CDS encoding aldo/keto reductase — protein sequence MHKVQLGKSDLQVTPICLGTMTFGEQVDEAAAHAILDRAVELGINFLDTAEMYAVPARAATYGATETILGNWFASRPGMRDRMVLASKVAGPSRGMPWIREGQGMTAADIVASCEASLRRLQTDVIDLYQIHWPERHVPAFGALYYDPAREVTQTPIREQLETLASLVRQGKIRNVGLSNETPYGVHEFVRLAEEHGLPRVASIQNPYCLLNRSFDNALDETCDRLDVSLLAYSPLGVGLLSGKYDTSGITGPDAPEGTRLSYESVRKQRWGRPDALAAARRYNQLARDHGLSPTQMALAFCYTQRCVRSTIIGVTSLAQLEEDCAVWGTQLPAELRAGIDQLRWEMRDPAV from the coding sequence ATGCACAAGGTTCAGTTAGGAAAAAGCGATCTGCAGGTCACGCCCATTTGCCTGGGCACGATGACCTTTGGCGAACAGGTGGATGAAGCCGCGGCGCATGCCATTCTCGACCGCGCGGTGGAACTGGGCATCAATTTCCTCGACACGGCCGAGATGTATGCCGTGCCGGCGCGCGCCGCCACCTACGGCGCGACCGAGACCATCCTCGGCAACTGGTTTGCCAGCCGCCCCGGCATGCGCGATCGGATGGTGCTGGCGAGCAAGGTGGCGGGGCCCTCGCGCGGCATGCCCTGGATCCGCGAGGGCCAGGGCATGACGGCGGCCGATATCGTTGCGTCATGCGAAGCCAGCCTGCGCCGTCTGCAGACCGACGTCATCGACCTCTACCAGATCCACTGGCCCGAACGCCATGTGCCGGCCTTTGGCGCGCTCTACTACGACCCGGCCAGGGAAGTCACGCAGACGCCGATCCGCGAGCAGCTGGAAACCCTGGCTTCCCTGGTGCGCCAGGGCAAGATCCGCAATGTGGGCCTGTCCAATGAAACGCCCTACGGCGTGCACGAGTTCGTGCGCCTGGCCGAGGAGCATGGCCTGCCGCGCGTGGCCAGCATCCAGAACCCGTACTGCCTGCTCAACCGCAGCTTCGACAATGCGCTCGACGAGACCTGCGACCGGCTCGACGTGTCGCTGCTGGCCTATTCGCCCCTGGGCGTGGGCCTGCTCAGCGGCAAGTACGACACGAGCGGCATCACCGGCCCCGATGCGCCCGAAGGCACGCGCCTGTCGTACGAATCGGTGCGCAAGCAGCGCTGGGGCCGGCCCGACGCGCTGGCTGCGGCGCGGCGCTACAACCAGCTCGCGCGCGACCACGGCCTCAGCCCCACGCAGATGGCGCTGGCGTTCTGCTACACCCAGCGCTGCGTGCGCAGCACCATCATCGGCGTGACCTCGCTGGCGCAGCTCGAGGAAGACTGCGCCGTCTGGGGCACGCAGCTGCCGGCCGAATTGCGCGCCGGGATCGACCAGTTGCGCTGGGAAATGCGCGATCCCGCGGTATGA